In Phoenix dactylifera cultivar Barhee BC4 chromosome 1, palm_55x_up_171113_PBpolish2nd_filt_p, whole genome shotgun sequence, the genomic stretch TCATGGTAAAACCCTAGTTGCTCTTTGGGTTCAAGTAGATTTTTTTTAGGACATCCCTTATATTAGGTAAgaaatttcatcatttttttccattttatagCTGGAAGGCCACCTAAATTCCAGTCTTTTTTTCATTTATCCAAAAGTTTAACAACCTAAACAATGTAAAAACTTATGGAATACTATGCAATGGCAAGTTGGTTCATTTAACAAGGGTAACTGATAATGATAACCAAATCTAAGGCATTCCGGCAAAAGAGACCAAATAATTGATGATGCAATATCAGCTAGGATGATGCACATTGTGGTCCCATCCTATGATTTATTCTGCAAGCAAAATATGTCATTACAAGGGAAGTTGatggaaaagaaaatcaaaCTAGCAACAACCTTCTCTTCTaagaatttattattttaataccaAGGAGGCAAGCCATTACAGCGAGATTCTTGCGAAGGAATTAATGAAAAGATTAAAGACAAGTGAAAAACTATACATCTTTTTAGCAATACAAGAAAGAACATAGTAGAATGCTGACAGAAATAATTTGGTGGGTCTTAAATAAGATACCAAACGGACTAATGCTTAAATTTAGAGCAGTAAACATGAAAGCAGCGTCACATGAAGGTAGCATGGAAGATGAAAATTTCCAACTGCAATGGGCACAGAAGAAGCACCactccgaagtcctaatctctTTAGGCATGTTGTACAAGAATTGAATGACTTTATTCAGGAAGCCGCATGGTTATTTGTAGGATATGTGATGCTGATGGGAAGAGATCACATTCGAAACTAGAACGAAGTAATTAAGAAATAGTATAAAAAGGTGCATGTCAATCTACCCATCTCTTGGTTTTTCTTATTGTttaactttgtttttaatactTGTAATTTGGAATCATGGTGTGAAGATGGCTTGAATTGAGGAATTTGAATATTATTTAGTACAACTCTAGGTTCTTCATAAATGATCTGGAGGACAAGGTTGTGTGATGTGAGGGAGTTCTGCTGAATAAATGAACATTTTCCTTTTCCAAGGTAAACCATTAGAATGTTCTATTCAAGGTAGCTTCTTTTTACATGGATGTCCTAATTGAGATAGTGCAAGTACTAGTCATCGCTGTTATGTTCTTGAGTGGATATGCTTTGCTTTTATACTCTTCCTTAGAAAAAATGATGATGCTCATGAATGAATATGTCCCATTTGGACTAACTGCCTTAAGCTGCTCAAATGTTTGGTGCTGCTTAGCTTCAGTCTGCATCTACTCTTTATGATGAGTTAGATAATTTGTTTTTCTAGGTATTATCTTTGATAAACTTCTCAAAAAAATGTATCATCTTTGATATGAGATTTCTGTTTTCGTTCCAGACCCTCTTTTTGGTTTTGAAAGGTGATGCGATGTTtagcacaaaaaaagaaaaaggtgatgCAATGTTTCTGTTTCTTCTTAAATAGGTTTGTGGTTCTCTTTTTATCCCTCTAAGTTTGGTTGGTACTTCTTGTGCACTTCTGATTCCCCCTTAATCAACTAAAAGGTTTCTGCCATAACCCCCATTCTATCCGAATGAATTTCTTGGTAAAAAAAGGAGGGTGGGGGGGGAGAGGGCCTCAAGGTTTTTTTGGCACAAGTGATTAGCTGCTAGTTGTTAAACCCTGAAGCACAACATCTCTTGTGATTTAATTCTTTACTCCATGATAtataagattttcttttgtatttcaTTCTTAAATTTTACATTGTTTGAGGCATAATGTCACATCTTTCTACATCTATGCCCTAGATCATTGGATAATATCTAGTTCTTTGGGATCCAATTTATCTTCAGATTTGGTGCCCATCAttatgaaattttttattttctcaatCTTCCAATGATTCTATGAAAGGCAtctaaattcaaaatcaatagtAAAAAGAGTTCCGGCAAAACCAAATCTAAGATACATTTTAAGCATAAAAAAGCAAACCCAGACTTGACGTCAGAAACCATCTTCAACAATAGTCTAACAACACCATTTTGTCAAACTCAGAAACCAGACTCTTTGTTGAAAGTATCAAGTATTGTACAAGTAGTCGTAGTTCAACATTAAATGCACATTAATCATCTTATCATATCTGTTAGAATGTATTacgttttttcttaaaaatggaaaaagaaaataactttatttttatcatCTCATAATACCATATCCTATTTTACAATTTACATAGATGCTTCCTAGGCTCTTGCACCTTTGCATAAACTTCTCTCAAACAATGGGATTGCTTAtagtcataacaaatggccacGGCATTGTCAACCTTCTAACCCACTGGGAATCATTATCTTCCAAAAGATGCCAAGATGAGCATGATGATTGGCAAATCCACCAATAACAAATTTTTCCTCCACCATGAGACTTGCAACAAATATATGCCCTGTTATGTTTTCAcccacaacattatttctagaAGATGATCGGCAACAAGAAAAGTAGCACTCTAAAAAGGTTAACAAGCGTGTTCAGTACCTGACAGAAAAATCAAAACCGACATTGGAAAATCAAAATCATTCCCATCGTAACGATCATTCTTAAATGAACTACCAAAGATTCTGAATGAAACGACAAGAAGTCTTGTATCAGACCTAGTTCGGGTCATCCAGGTAACAAGGTCACAGTAGAACTTTCCATCAGAAATCCTTCTTTTGGTTTCCAAGGGAGACACGACTAACACTAGTTGATAGCATCTAAATGATCAGGATGATAACTTTCAATGATGATGTGGATGAACTCACTCAGTAAAATCGTTAAATTCATCCAATATAGAGAAATTTGGGAAGTTCGTTCCAAATTCCAACACTAGATCCCCAAAATCTTCACCTTGACCTCAAATTCCCACATTAGTCAGTCAATGACTCGATACCAAAAATCTAATGCCTGTCCCTAGTAGACAATCCATTCTtcaaaggatgaagaagaaatcATGAAGAGATAAAAAGACAAACATTTACCGTCAAAAATCGGACTTTGTGCGGAAACAGATAACAagcaaaacttttaaaaaaaataaataaaagaaagaagagaaagggaagaaaagggagGGACCGTAGTGGAGGCGACAGAGGATCCAGAAACCCAAGGCGCCGCCGACACTGAAGATGCCGGCGGTGTGGCGCATCAGCCGGGAGCAGGGCTTCGAGTCCGACCGCATCAGCTCGCCATCCGACCACCCCAGCGCCCGCCTCAACGCCATCCGACAAGTCGAGGacgttcctctctctcttctctctccgcGTCTCGCTCCGTCCGCCGTCGCAGTAGGAGAGAAAGGTGCAGACGATAGAGATTAAAAGAGCGCGGAAGGTTTTGGGCTGTGGGTTTTGGGCCAGCAGCTTCTATCTTGACCTTCCCCGCTGGGCCGTTTCCGCGGACAATCCTCGGGCCCAGTTTTCGGTCATCAAACAAGTGAGCTATGCCTAATTAACCATTTGATCATGATGGCTCTCACTCAAGCTGTGATTAGCTGTTATaacatgatattttttttggtagaacaacatgatttaaaaaataataaataaaaagattgggAACGGGTTCTATCTCTATCtcctaaaaaaattatatcctcCATCATGCGCATCATAGGAGTAAACAAAGATTCAATGTACAAGGCAACAATTCGAGACGAGCGCATCACTTTGAATGCTTGGTTTGCCGGCTGCTACTCCTCGGTCAATGACGAGATCCTACCTGCAAGTAGCATTCTCCATGGGTTCTAGAGGTTTTCAGGGTTTTGCCGATCGTTATTTAATTTTCTTCCGGCGATAAATTGGGATCTTAGGTAACATGCAACCTAGTATCTGAATATCTAAAATTGGAGCCTAATTCTTGTCCCCGCCAATTTTTTGATCAGGGCTTATTCACTGATAACTTTATCCAGGAGCGTAGGATGGATTCCCTTTGCTGCCTACTCTCGTCTTGCAAGCCACCAGTAAACGAAAGCCTGTGAGGCTGTGACCCGCTTACCCACAGAATAAAATTCATAGAAAGGGGGTGGAAACCACCTATTGCATTATAGATTTATAGTGGGCCAGTGGCCCCGGGTGCTTGCGCGGGCGCTTAACCAAGCCCAGCCCGCCGCCTGCCTCGACCCAGCCCAGACATTCGTGACCAAGCTGTCGTGGGGCTCAGGCGTCCGGGCTTTTAATTTGATGATCCAAACAGGATCAGCGAGGGAGAAATAATGGGGGGCGTTCGATACTTCCCTTCTCTCCCCTCTCCGCTCTCCAGTTCAGGCCAAGAAAGGAGGCCATCGAGCGGCGACGGCAGGCGAATTGCGACCAGCGGCTGCCGGCGGAGATTCGACGGGCTTTCAGGTAAcaccgcctctctctctctctctctctctctctctctctctctctctcttgtttttttGACTAAAATGCTCTGTTAGACAGCGCTTATCCTCTGTTAACCGCGAGGGTGTATATTTTGTTGGTAATAAAGCTTAATATAGGGAGCATGGCCAGATCTCTGTGGAGTTGGAGGGATCTAATCCCCTGTTTcacggcaaaaaaaaaaaatagtaattgTTTCTGGCGATCTCTTCCTAGTGAGCGGTTCACTTATTGGATCCCGATGTGTTTAACAACTATGGAATATGTTGGGAGCATATAATCTGCTGAGTCGATTATCTAATTGCTGGTATTATCTAATGACATCAGGAACAAAGACCTAACCAATTCAAGAAGAAGTTCTTTAAAAATCTCATTCCAAATGGCATATGAGGAAGTTTTTGGGTGAAGACCTCTTTTGCTTTTGTTTCGAATGGATGCTTTTTAATCCATCGgttaatcttctttctttttgaccTAAAATCTTTGGATGGTTGGGAACTGGCCATAATAGGTGCAAATTTAACCCCTTAATATCGAAATCTACACAATGCATGGAATTCTTTCTTGCGCATGAAATGCAACATCAACCTATCAGGTATTGGGTTATGGGGACTGTTTCCAAGTCAATCAAATCTACCAAAATACATTCGTGTGTTATTCAACCAGTTGAACACCATATTGGTTGATGTCTATCGCAGACAACCTATTGTTGAGTCTATTTTTTCAGTTGTATCCACCAAATCTTCTCCTTTCATTCTTAAAACCTTTTTATATCTCATagtaacagtgaacttgttaaaTCAATCTTATTCGAAACAAGTACTTTAGCATTTTGATTGTTTACAGGCTTCAACTTATAAATGACAAAACTATGTTATAGTCCGAAGGAATTCAGCAGGATCATATTCTTCTTTGTTGTACCTTAGCTTAGGAATTCTGATGCTGAATGTTTACTGTATATCCTCATTTGGTTCAGGTCCTCATATTTGTTTTGGTTGGTCAATTGGTTTGCTTTTACAATGGTTACACGAATGAATTAGAAATAGAGAGATTTTGCGTTGTTCCATTTTCACATATTGTCAAGAAAATTCCATTATTAGCATTGCCTAATAAGGGGTAAAGTTGCATTTGTTAACAATCTTATTAGATATTGGGATTATGTAATCTGTAGCAAATATATATAGAAGCATCGATTTGGTGCATCAAACTATAAAAATGCGTGGTTACCTTTGATTTCAGTCTTGCTAGTCATCAATTTGGACTTGGAAGGAGTTTGTAGACTTCTGAAGTCCTTCGAATTCTTTATGGTTATCTTGGTGTTTGCAACCCAAGTCAAGAACTTAGTGCGACTCTTCAAGATAGAAAATTTTATATAGAGATGAACGAGCTTAAGCTAATCCTTAGTGCTGGTGAACATAATGTTTCTTCATCATTGAATTAGAAGTACTATTTTGCTCATTAATCTTGCATATTTCAGAATAGTTGCGAATCATTCGTAGATATAGTAAATCAATCCAAAATGTAGCTAAAGTAGGTTGATTTTGTGACCGACTTTCCTCTGAGAGTGTCAATTTGGATTTTGTATTAGATGGGGATATATATCTAGAATAACATTTGAGCATAATTTACATGTCGAATGAGCTGCTTTTATGGGTGTGTTTGTGTGTGCAGAGGTTCCTTctagtttaaaataaataatacattgAAAGGGGAAGGAGGGAATGTCTTCCTCTAATTAGGCCTAGCCATCAACATGCTGGAATTTAAATAATTGTAATAGCATTTTCATGATATTCTACGCAAACATgctatatataatttgattttagggaCTTCATTTTTTTGTCATTCATTAATaatattatgctaagttgtcttATGTAGCATTATGTGATTCCACAATGAAAAGCATAATATGATCTATAGTCTTTTTGTGACCGTCGATCTGTTAGACATCTTACAATTTTCTCTTAAAGAATATAGTGACTAAAATTAAAGTgatgtttttttaatatatataaaaaaaacttatggTGATTCTTTTGATTGCCATGCCCCTGTTTGtccatatttattaaaaatgataaaatatcaaatttCAAGCTGCTCAAAAATAGGAAAAGATACATAATGCGGGATAAATATTTGCTAATGGAGATGTGCTCCCTAGGAAGTAAGATTTTTCCAAAAGTTGATTGTGGTGCTCAATGCATGTTGacattgaattaaaaaaaaatattcataaatttttaattaatgTCAATAACATCATTGGTTTAGAGACTTTTGAAGTTATCTAGGCCTATGAAAAATGTACTAATAGCTACAGTTAAATTAAACTAATGTTTGAGAATACAGGAGGCATAGGACATTTGAAGGTGCTAATCTATGTAATTGGCTTAAGAGTAGAATCTTATTGTATACTATTGGTGGAGTTGGTAGGGTTTTGATCTAAGATGATAATTTCTTTACAGAGCTCTTTGAATGTCTTTACTTGATCTCTTCCAGTTACTGTGCTACCATATTTATGGGAGAACACTTTTctaatatatttatgtatttgcTAATAAAAAGTTAATAATTGATAGTTCTTAACTTTATAAAAATTGAGgaaatttttacatgattatCATAAATCAGACATGATTACATACTTTTACAGTTAATTTTTACTCTTGCCAGACAAATTGAGAAATTTGGATTAAGTTCTAGTATATTTCCCCATGTGGGAACTAGGTATacctatgattttttttctattttaa encodes the following:
- the LOC103706018 gene encoding uncharacterized protein LOC103706018, encoding MALRRALGWSDGELMRSDSKPCSRLMRHTAGIFSVGGALGFWILCRLHYGPRITIPRSLRWASCGAISVSSTSVLLVRLFSPECEPQNIAAYDKPK